In Rhodamnia argentea isolate NSW1041297 chromosome 11, ASM2092103v1, whole genome shotgun sequence, one genomic interval encodes:
- the LOC115735941 gene encoding probable BOI-related E3 ubiquitin-protein ligase 3, which produces MAIQAQLCQENLGFPLFGSQDIVESQNGCGGFSPFGLGIQQRAQLHRRQLQEQEQLYMQQLHGACFHSVPTSGNSLEKSLIERKMAHPQGIADLIDRQSQEIQQFLRSQNERLTLVLQEQRRLQMLALVKRLESRAQALLFQKDQEMARASQKTAELEELLKKLEFESQAWQRIAQENEAMVASLKMALEQQLRERASCGSNDGDGAEDAESYCCGANRDGAGTEEEVQEQENRATTTSGVGGGWRKATTTACKACNSRASCVLFLPCRHLCSCNACEGFLDRCPLCATAKEGTVEALF; this is translated from the exons ATGGCGATTCAAGCGCAGCTGTGCCAGGAAAATCTGGGCTTTCCGTTGTTCGGGTCGCAGGATATCGTGGAGAGTCAGAATGGGTGTGGCGGGTTCAGCCCGTTTGGTCTCGGCATTCAACAGAGAGCGCAGCTGCATCGACGGCAATTGCAGGAGCAAGAGCAGCTCTACATGCAGCAGCTTCACGGTGCTTGTTTCCATAGCGTGCCCACGTCGGGGAACAGCCTGGAGAAGAGCTTGATCGAGAGAAAAATGGCGCATCCTCAAGGCATCGCGGATCTAATCGATCGGCAGAGTCAAGAAATCCAGCAGTTTCTCCGATCACAG AACGAGAGGCTGACATTGGTGTTGCAAGAACAGCGGAGGCTCCAGATGCTGGCGCTCGTCAAGAGGCTCGAATCAAGGGCGCAGGCCCTGCTGTTTCAGAAGGATCAAGAAATGGCGCGAGCGTCGCAGAAGACGGCGGAGCTCGAAGAGCTCCTGAAGAAGCTGGAGTTCGAGTCCCAGGCGTGGCAGAGGATAGCGCAAGAAAACGAGGCCATGGTCGCGTCCCTCAAGATGGCCCTGGAGCAACAGCTCAGGGAAAGGGCTTCTTGTGGTTCCAACGACGGCGACGGAGCAGAGGACGCAGAGTCCTATTGCTGCGGCGCGAATAGGGACGGGGCCGGAACAGAGGAGGAGGTGCAGGAACAAGAGAACAGGGCGACGACAACTAGTGGGGTCGGAGGAGGATGGAGaaaggcgacgacgacggctTGTAAGGCGTGCAATTCTCGAGCGTCGTGCGTGTTGTTCCTGCCTTGCAGGCACCTGTGCTCATGCAACGCCTGCGAGGGCTTCCTCGATCGCTGCCCTCTTTGCGCAACGGCTAAGGAGGGCACTGTGGAGGCCCTGTTCTGA
- the LOC115735955 gene encoding probable CDP-diacylglycerol--inositol 3-phosphatidyltransferase 2: MAGKSVAIPRKLSVYLYIPNIIGYIRVLMNCVAFAICFSNKRLFSALYFISFVCDGVDGWCARKFNQVSTFGAVLDMVTDRISTACLLVILSQVYRPGLIFLLLLALDIASHWLQMYSTFLTGKVSHKDVKDSTNWLFRAYYGNRMFMAFCCVACEVLYIMLFLCAEKQTDDLIDVLMTSARQSPILLVLLALSLFGWTIKQTVNVIQMKTAADVCVLYDINKKQGS, encoded by the exons ATGGCGGGAAAATCGGTGGCAATACCTCGGAAATTGTCTGTGTACCTTTACATTCCGAATATAATTG GTTATATAAGAGTGCTTATGAACTGTGTGGCATTTGCGATATGCTTCTCCAACAAAAGGCTATTCTCCGCCCTCTACTTCATAAG CTTTGTATGTGATGGCGTGGATGGTTGGTGCGCTCGCAAGTTCAACCAAG TCTCGACTTTTGGAGCTGTTTTGGACATGGTAACAGACAG AATTAGCACTGCTTGTCTGCTGGTAATTCTTTCCCAAGTGTACAG GCCTGGTTTGATTTTCCTGTTATTGCTTGCACTAGATATTGCTAGCCATTGGCTGCAAATGTACAG TACTTTCTTGACAGGAAAAGTTAGTCACAAGGATGTGAAAGACAGCACTAACTGGCTTTTCAGAGCTTACTATGGAAATCGAATGTTTATGGCATTTTGTTGTGTGGCATGTGAG GTGCTTTACATCATGTTATTCCTTTGTGCAGAGAAGCAGACTGACGATTTGATAGAT gtacTTATGACCTCAGCCAGACAAAGTCCAATTCTCTTGGTTTTACTGGCTCTAAGCTTATTTGGATGGACAATAAAACAAACTGTCAATGTTATACAG ATGAAGACAGCAGCAGACGTTTGTGTGCTTTATGACATCAACAAAAAGCAGGGTTCTTAG
- the LOC115735858 gene encoding uncharacterized protein LOC115735858 — protein sequence MERLLYSPSPSLPSRVNHRAPSPSLVRLGGGRFDSPRLGFSAPARPDSRQIGSISCEHGNSPPSPSLSSKSLGKFPSPSLRSPEEAPPAPQPSEPTAIGDSRKVKGLTAGTFVLLSALIVALIHPFFASPAFATFQSAAKTGGPAAAAAVGTRLVRTELLSSAWTGFFAGCLHTLSGPDHLAALAPLSIGRTRLESAVVGALWGCGHDAGQVLFGLLFLLLKDRLHIEIIRTWGTRVVGFTLLVIGAMGIREASEVPTPCVALENGECDVSLYETLNNHKLGKKKKIGFATFATGIVHGLQPDALMMVLPALALPSRLAGAAFLLMFLVGTVFAMGSYTVFIGSCSQALKERVPRITEKLTWASSLVAIALGLAIILSQFFGYSLY from the exons ATGGAGAGGCTTCTCtactctccttctccttccctcCCTTCCCGAGTCAACCACCGCGCCCCTTCGCCCTCGCTCGTCCGGCTCGGCGGCGGCCGTTTCGACTCGCCCAGGCTCGGTTTCTCCGCGCCGGCGCGGCCCGATTCGCGGCAGATTGGCTCCATCTCGTGCGAGCATGGGAACTCTCCCCCGTCTCCGTCCCTTTCTTCGAAATCGCTGGGTAAATTCCCGTCTCCGTCGCTCCGCTCGCCGGAGGAAGCGCCGCCGGCTCCACAGCCATCCGAGCCGACCGCAATTGGAGATTCTCGGAAGGTCAAG GGATTAACTGCTGGAACTTTTGTGCTACTGTCTGCCCTTATTGTGGCCTTAATTCACCCGTTCTTCGCATCACCCGCCTTTGCAACGTTTCAAAGTGCTGCTAAGACAGGTGGACCAGCAGCAGCTGCTGCTGTAGGAACAAGACTTGTTCGCACGGAATTACTTAGTAGTGCCTGGACAGGTTTCTTCGCTGGGTGCTTGCACACTCTATCAGGGCCCGACCACCTTGCTGCACTGGCCCCACTCTCTATTGGTCGCACCCGTCTGGAAAGTGCTGTTGTTGGAGCCCTTTGGGGCTGTGGCCATGATGCGGGACAGGTACTATTCGGCTTGTTGTTTCTACTACTGAAAGATCGGCTGCATATTGAAATAATCAGAACATGGGGCACGAGAGTTGTGGGCTTCACGCTACTTGTTATCGGTGCTATGGGAATTAGGGAGGCTTCAGAAGTCCCCACCCCATGCGTTGCCTTAGAAAATGGGGAGTGTGATGTTAGTCTCTATGAAACACTCAACAACCACAAgttggggaagaaaaagaagattggATTTGCTACTTTTGCCACAGGGATCGTTCACGGTCTACAACCTGACGCATTGATGATGGTCTTGCCTGCACTTGCTTTGCCTTCTCGCTTGGCTGGTGCGGCATTTCTTCTCATGTTCTTGGTTGGGACTGTGTTTGCAATGGGAAGTTACACAGTGTTTATAGGCTCATGCAGTCAGGCGCTGAAGGAACGGGTTCCCAGGATAACTGAAAAGCTCACTTGGGCCTCTTCCCTAGTTGCGATTGCCCTCGGACTTGCAATTATCCTTAGCCAGTTTTTTGGTTACAGCCTGTATTAA